One genomic segment of Natrononativus amylolyticus includes these proteins:
- a CDS encoding alpha/beta fold hydrolase: MGTGSPPDTGEETRIHRAVSNDGTQIAGRVHGNGLPLVLVHAGLGDGVLDWGAAAPFLSDRFTCYLMSTRGRGSSDDHPTQSVARCVEDVTAFVESIGEPVGLAGGSGGALFALGAAARSEAVAAVAACDPLAFETLSEEDEARLHDAVERMAELAAADELVEAARDWMTEWTTDREMAALSESGYLEACATYVPVLLQLLDQTDDLSPTDPSTLQQITAPVLILYGSQSDATWPWFTESMRYIDEHVADTVVREIDGAGHMGAWVEPEAYADEIVEFFDERLS, from the coding sequence ATGGGAACAGGATCACCACCGGACACGGGCGAGGAGACGAGAATCCACCGGGCCGTTTCGAACGATGGCACCCAGATAGCCGGCCGCGTACACGGGAACGGGCTACCGCTCGTGCTCGTTCACGCCGGTCTGGGCGACGGCGTGCTCGACTGGGGCGCCGCGGCGCCGTTCCTCAGCGACCGATTCACCTGCTACCTGATGAGCACGCGCGGCCGGGGGTCGAGCGACGATCACCCGACCCAGTCGGTTGCGCGCTGCGTGGAGGACGTCACGGCGTTCGTAGAGAGCATCGGCGAACCGGTGGGACTGGCGGGAGGGTCGGGAGGAGCCCTCTTCGCACTCGGTGCCGCAGCGCGCAGCGAGGCGGTCGCCGCCGTCGCAGCCTGCGATCCGCTCGCGTTCGAGACGCTCAGCGAAGAGGACGAGGCGCGCTTACACGATGCGGTCGAACGCATGGCCGAGTTGGCCGCGGCGGACGAGCTGGTCGAAGCGGCGCGGGACTGGATGACGGAGTGGACCACCGACCGCGAAATGGCCGCACTGTCGGAATCCGGCTACCTCGAGGCCTGCGCAACGTACGTGCCGGTCCTGCTCCAGCTACTCGATCAGACCGACGATCTCAGCCCAACCGACCCATCGACGCTCCAGCAGATTACGGCGCCGGTCTTGATCCTGTACGGCTCACAATCGGACGCGACCTGGCCATGGTTCACTGAGAGCATGCGCTATATCGATGAACACGTTGCAGACACCGTCGTACGAGAGATCGACGGGGCCGGACACATGGGTGCCTGGGTAGAGCCCGAGGCCTACGCCGACGAGATCGTCGAGTTCTTCGATGAGAGACTCTCGTAG
- the lrpA1 gene encoding HTH-type transcriptional regulator LrpA1: MSSQSTEDRILEVLEEDAQASYAEIATRADVSKPTVRKYIKQLEDDGVIVGYSADVDPKKLSSQTIALVGIDVASERYVEATKALKDLEEVEALYSSSGDHMLMAEVRAENGDALGEIISDEILEIHGVTAAHPSFLQERLK, from the coding sequence ATGAGCAGTCAGTCGACGGAGGATCGCATCCTCGAGGTGTTAGAGGAGGATGCTCAGGCCTCGTACGCGGAGATCGCGACGCGGGCCGACGTCTCCAAGCCGACGGTCAGGAAGTACATCAAACAGCTCGAGGACGACGGCGTCATCGTCGGCTACTCCGCCGACGTCGATCCGAAGAAGCTCTCGAGTCAGACCATCGCGCTCGTCGGGATCGACGTCGCCAGCGAGCGCTACGTCGAGGCGACGAAGGCGCTCAAGGACTTAGAGGAGGTCGAGGCGCTGTACAGCTCGAGCGGCGACCACATGCTGATGGCCGAGGTCCGCGCCGAGAACGGCGACGCCCTCGGCGAGATCATCTCGGACGAGATTCTCGAAATCCATGGCGTCACTGCCGCTCACCCCTCGTTCTTGCAGGAACGTCTGAAGTAA
- a CDS encoding universal stress protein: MYRSLLVGTDGSATAAEATAHAIELASHLEIPLHVVAVVETRTAYDTDIVEPAEATRRLHERADTALTAAAGTASDAGVSTETAVRTGVPHEELLAYADQRGVSMLVVGARGRSSFRRALLGSTADALVRLSSIPVLVVGGSGENGESEG; this comes from the coding sequence ATGTATCGGTCCCTCCTCGTCGGAACCGACGGAAGCGCGACCGCCGCCGAAGCGACCGCCCACGCGATCGAACTCGCGAGCCACCTCGAGATTCCGCTGCACGTAGTCGCCGTCGTCGAAACGCGAACGGCGTACGACACCGACATCGTCGAGCCAGCGGAGGCCACGCGGCGACTGCACGAGCGCGCCGATACGGCGCTGACGGCGGCCGCCGGGACGGCGAGCGATGCCGGCGTGTCGACCGAAACCGCCGTTCGGACGGGGGTTCCCCACGAGGAGCTTCTGGCGTACGCCGACCAGCGAGGGGTGTCGATGCTCGTCGTCGGGGCGCGCGGACGATCGTCGTTCAGACGTGCGCTCCTCGGGAGCACCGCAGACGCACTCGTTCGGCTATCCTCGATTCCCGTGCTCGTCGTCGGGGGTTCGGGCGAGAACGGCGAGAGTGAGGGGTAG
- a CDS encoding cation:proton antiporter yields MARRIAVADGGDTSPAVAVGLPVEDPILIFGLAMIVFLTAPLLFQRYRLPGIVGVLLVGAAVGPNGFAVLERDATIVLLGEVGLVYLMFVAGLEINLNRFLEYRNRSLVFGLLSFVVPQAVGTVVGTAVLGLSLPAALLFAAIFASHTLLAYPVVNSLGIRDDESVTVTVGGTIVTDTLALLVLAVVIAADGGDIGGRFWLELFGGLALFFAGVWLVVPRIGRWFFRAVDEESYFDFLFVMAVLFVCAYLAEVARVEPIIGAFLAGLVLNRLVPRSGPLMNRIEFVGNALFIPFFLLSVGMLVDVRVLTAGLEVLAIATAFVVLVVITKYVAAWLTAELYDYSHDQAVTMFGLSLGQAAAALAIVLIGFEAELFGEAMLNAVIVLILVASVLSPSVVDRAGRALARTRDRQAYDPSDVPQRVLIPFSRHSEYRERLLDLGLLVREERSLEPLYTLTVARPAADTEAELAAIEADLAETEAYTAGADVPVRSQTRIEQNVASGIVRAVLENRITTLIIGWDGAASRRQRVFGDVIDRVLTRTRQLVLVARVREPLNTTERIVLVLPPAIAHNEGFAEAVHTIEGVAEQVGASIRIVVVDGDPEAYERRFADVGLEVPATFEGAPSYDAVVEELDGSVARTDLVVAMSARRDAVGWQPALQTFPKRISGLTDGNFLVVYPASGGRSDDRQFLRFR; encoded by the coding sequence ATGGCCCGCCGGATCGCGGTGGCTGACGGGGGCGACACCTCTCCGGCGGTAGCCGTCGGACTGCCCGTCGAGGATCCGATCCTCATCTTCGGGCTGGCGATGATCGTCTTTCTGACGGCGCCGCTGCTCTTCCAGCGCTATCGGCTCCCCGGTATCGTCGGCGTCCTTCTCGTCGGTGCGGCTGTCGGCCCCAACGGGTTCGCCGTCCTCGAGCGCGACGCGACCATCGTCCTCCTGGGCGAAGTCGGACTGGTCTACCTGATGTTCGTCGCGGGTCTCGAGATCAACCTGAACCGGTTTCTCGAGTACCGGAATCGGAGCCTCGTTTTCGGGCTCCTCTCGTTCGTCGTTCCGCAGGCCGTCGGTACCGTCGTCGGGACGGCGGTGCTCGGACTTTCGCTTCCGGCGGCGCTGCTGTTCGCGGCGATCTTCGCCTCACACACGCTCTTAGCGTATCCGGTCGTGAACTCGTTGGGGATCAGAGACGACGAGAGCGTCACCGTCACGGTCGGCGGCACGATCGTCACCGACACGCTCGCGTTGCTCGTCCTCGCGGTGGTGATCGCCGCCGACGGCGGCGACATCGGCGGCCGGTTCTGGCTCGAGCTGTTCGGCGGACTGGCCCTGTTCTTCGCCGGCGTCTGGCTCGTCGTTCCCCGGATCGGCCGCTGGTTCTTTCGGGCCGTCGACGAGGAGAGCTACTTCGATTTCCTGTTCGTGATGGCCGTGCTGTTCGTCTGCGCCTACCTCGCGGAGGTCGCCCGCGTCGAACCCATCATCGGAGCGTTTCTCGCGGGACTCGTTCTCAACCGCCTCGTCCCCCGGAGCGGGCCGCTGATGAATCGCATCGAGTTCGTCGGCAACGCGCTGTTCATCCCCTTCTTCCTGCTCTCGGTCGGGATGCTCGTCGACGTCCGCGTCCTGACGGCGGGCCTCGAGGTGCTCGCTATCGCGACGGCGTTCGTCGTCCTCGTCGTGATCACGAAGTACGTCGCGGCGTGGCTCACCGCCGAGCTGTACGACTACTCGCACGATCAAGCCGTGACGATGTTCGGCCTCTCGCTGGGCCAGGCCGCCGCCGCGCTCGCGATCGTCCTGATCGGCTTCGAGGCGGAGCTGTTCGGCGAGGCCATGCTCAACGCCGTCATCGTCCTCATCCTCGTGGCGAGTGTCCTCAGCCCCAGCGTCGTAGACCGCGCGGGGCGGGCGCTCGCGCGGACCCGCGACCGCCAGGCGTACGATCCGAGCGACGTCCCTCAGCGCGTCCTGATCCCGTTCTCCCGGCACTCGGAGTACCGCGAACGGCTGCTCGACCTCGGATTGCTCGTCCGCGAGGAGCGCTCGCTCGAGCCCCTGTACACCCTGACCGTCGCCCGACCCGCGGCCGACACGGAGGCCGAACTCGCGGCGATCGAAGCCGACCTCGCGGAGACGGAGGCGTACACCGCCGGCGCCGACGTCCCCGTCCGGTCACAGACGCGGATCGAGCAGAACGTCGCCTCGGGAATCGTCCGGGCGGTCCTCGAGAACCGGATCACGACGCTGATCATCGGCTGGGACGGGGCCGCGTCGCGACGCCAGCGAGTGTTCGGCGACGTGATCGACCGGGTGCTCACCCGGACCAGGCAGCTTGTGCTCGTCGCCCGCGTTCGTGAACCCCTGAACACGACGGAACGGATAGTTCTCGTCCTTCCGCCGGCGATAGCGCACAACGAGGGCTTCGCCGAGGCTGTCCACACGATCGAGGGCGTGGCCGAGCAGGTCGGCGCCTCGATTCGTATCGTCGTCGTCGACGGCGATCCCGAAGCCTACGAGCGACGGTTCGCGGACGTCGGTCTCGAGGTTCCCGCGACGTTCGAGGGTGCCCCGTCCTACGACGCCGTCGTCGAGGAACTGGACGGATCGGTGGCGAGAACGGATCTCGTCGTGGCGATGAGCGCCCGCCGGGACGCGGTCGGCTGGCAGCCGGCGCTCCAGACGTTCCCCAAGCGGATTTCGGGACTCACGGACGGGAACTTCCTCGTGGTCTATCCCGCCAGCGGGGGGCGCTCGGACGACCGGCAGTTCCTGCGGTTCAGGTGA
- a CDS encoding CbiX/SirB N-terminal domain-containing protein, translating to MQALVIVAHGSHLSPGSAQPTYDHADTIREAGAFDEVREAFWKEEPSFREVLRTLESEEVFVVPLFISEGYFTETVIPRELRLEGWDPEKWDSDGTDASEVTLEAGDVEKTVHYCGPVGTHDAMTDVIVRRAESVTGDPGVGEGFGLAVVGHGTERNENSAKAIEYHTERIRERGRFDEVEALFMDEEPEVDDVTDFFESDDVVVVPLFVADGFHTQEDIPEDMGLTDDYRTGWDVPGEVDGTRIWYAGAVGTEALLADVLLERAADAGADVGDAIERVREQTGGTPLAGD from the coding sequence ATGCAAGCGCTGGTCATCGTGGCCCACGGCTCGCACCTGAGTCCGGGATCGGCACAGCCGACGTACGACCACGCGGACACGATCCGCGAGGCGGGCGCCTTCGACGAGGTCCGCGAGGCGTTCTGGAAGGAAGAGCCCTCGTTTCGCGAGGTGCTTCGAACCCTCGAGTCCGAGGAGGTGTTCGTCGTCCCCCTGTTCATCAGCGAGGGATACTTCACCGAAACGGTGATCCCACGGGAGCTCCGCCTCGAGGGGTGGGACCCCGAGAAGTGGGACTCCGACGGCACCGACGCCTCCGAGGTGACCCTCGAAGCCGGCGACGTCGAGAAGACGGTCCACTACTGCGGGCCGGTCGGCACCCACGACGCGATGACCGATGTGATCGTCAGGCGCGCCGAGAGCGTCACCGGCGATCCGGGGGTCGGCGAGGGGTTCGGCCTGGCGGTCGTCGGCCACGGCACCGAGCGAAACGAGAACAGCGCGAAGGCCATCGAGTATCACACCGAACGCATCCGCGAGCGGGGCCGGTTCGACGAGGTCGAGGCGCTGTTCATGGACGAAGAGCCCGAAGTCGACGACGTCACCGACTTTTTCGAGAGCGACGACGTGGTCGTCGTCCCGCTGTTCGTCGCCGACGGCTTTCACACCCAGGAGGATATCCCCGAGGACATGGGGTTAACCGACGACTACCGCACCGGCTGGGACGTCCCCGGCGAGGTCGACGGCACCCGGATCTGGTACGCCGGCGCCGTCGGCACCGAGGCGCTGCTGGCCGACGTCCTCCTCGAGCGGGCGGCCGACGCGGGCGCCGACGTCGGCGACGCCATCGAGCGCGTGCGCGAGCAGACCGGCGGGACGCCGCTTGCGGGTGACTGA
- a CDS encoding DR2241 family protein: MDAQTNADDLIEAAADGVEFDGLRLEARDDGYLFETPTLRRTGLSGEELRRTLAEFSAHVDNWRFWRGVGGEGTARRAFLRWCERAPLEDVAATPPEHPSLGAPIEDVPDRYEALESGIERTWGELHVTTRLDGEATAGAADAGTRTYRVSHVDDAGVAATGLESSRDPREARTIATYDETGRYRPLKTAPTLPDGWVFPALSAAELHRLVGIFYPATVANWHRELRGNLDVDHWLETAERQTGIYDVVDELPREALEWLTEACCVDSQCLKRREWQYEAGDEIAVDGGDGPFPCREPCSLVISAARKWAILESESEKTWEFELTTSEKNQLEALLDAVADGRIDEIREADLNDGANRYRARYLRAKRVDEDGNLCGVDSSQDD, from the coding sequence ATGGACGCACAGACGAACGCAGACGACCTGATCGAAGCGGCCGCCGACGGGGTCGAGTTCGACGGCCTCCGGCTCGAGGCGCGCGACGACGGCTACCTGTTCGAGACGCCGACGCTCCGCCGGACCGGCCTCTCGGGCGAGGAGCTCCGGCGCACGCTCGCCGAGTTCTCGGCGCACGTCGACAACTGGCGGTTCTGGCGCGGGGTCGGCGGCGAGGGGACCGCCCGACGGGCGTTTCTACGGTGGTGTGAGCGCGCCCCGCTCGAGGACGTCGCCGCGACCCCCCCGGAGCACCCGAGTCTCGGAGCCCCCATCGAAGACGTTCCGGACCGCTACGAGGCGCTCGAGTCGGGTATCGAACGAACGTGGGGCGAACTGCACGTCACGACGCGCCTCGACGGCGAGGCGACGGCGGGTGCGGCCGACGCCGGTACACGCACGTACCGCGTCTCTCACGTCGACGACGCGGGGGTGGCCGCGACCGGCCTCGAGTCCTCCCGCGATCCCCGGGAGGCCCGAACGATCGCCACGTACGACGAGACGGGGCGCTACCGGCCGCTGAAGACCGCGCCAACCCTCCCCGACGGCTGGGTGTTTCCCGCCCTCTCCGCAGCGGAACTCCACCGACTCGTCGGAATCTTCTACCCCGCTACGGTCGCCAACTGGCACCGCGAACTCCGCGGGAACCTGGACGTCGACCACTGGCTCGAGACCGCAGAGCGCCAGACCGGCATCTACGACGTCGTCGACGAACTCCCTCGGGAGGCCCTCGAGTGGCTCACCGAGGCCTGCTGCGTCGACTCGCAGTGTCTGAAACGGCGGGAGTGGCAGTACGAGGCGGGCGACGAGATCGCAGTCGACGGCGGCGACGGCCCGTTCCCCTGCCGGGAGCCCTGCTCGCTCGTCATCTCCGCGGCGCGCAAGTGGGCGATCCTCGAGTCCGAGAGCGAGAAGACCTGGGAGTTCGAGCTGACGACCAGCGAGAAGAACCAGCTCGAGGCGCTGCTCGACGCCGTCGCCGACGGCCGGATCGACGAGATCCGCGAGGCGGACCTGAACGACGGCGCGAACCGCTACCGGGCGCGGTACCTGCGGGCCAAACGGGTCGACGAGGACGGGAACCTCTGTGGCGTCGACTCGAGCCAAGACGACTGA
- a CDS encoding DUF7524 family protein, with amino-acid sequence MPGEEVTVAVNRNETGAIEADVTDLEVRDSFELVLESHGGPAHVHCRLTDDLERAARIEQPNYYVEPDEKTYVPITVGDVPREVRGRLEVSTAYGASTVRIRVTVLPGGPKVEVDERLAEPQQPTPERTSPSNDAVAGVDPAVLGVVALGLVALAIAAAMAIVIGGLAGFVGFLIAAVGIVAAAALLTR; translated from the coding sequence GTGCCGGGGGAGGAAGTCACCGTCGCGGTCAACCGCAACGAGACCGGCGCCATCGAGGCCGACGTCACCGACCTCGAGGTGCGCGACTCGTTCGAACTCGTCCTCGAGAGCCACGGCGGCCCCGCTCACGTCCACTGTCGGCTCACCGACGACCTGGAGCGAGCGGCCAGAATCGAACAGCCGAACTACTACGTCGAACCCGACGAGAAGACGTACGTCCCGATCACCGTCGGCGACGTTCCGCGGGAGGTCCGGGGCCGACTCGAGGTTTCGACGGCGTACGGGGCGTCGACGGTGCGAATCCGGGTGACGGTGCTGCCGGGCGGCCCGAAAGTCGAGGTCGACGAGCGCCTGGCGGAGCCCCAGCAACCGACGCCCGAACGAACGAGCCCGTCGAACGACGCCGTCGCGGGCGTCGATCCGGCCGTACTCGGCGTCGTCGCGCTGGGGCTCGTCGCGCTGGCGATCGCGGCGGCGATGGCGATCGTCATCGGCGGGCTCGCCGGTTTCGTCGGCTTTCTGATCGCCGCGGTCGGCATCGTCGCGGCCGCCGCGCTCTTGACTCGGTAG
- a CDS encoding methytransferase partner Trm112, with amino-acid sequence MKESLLEILCCPLDKHDLELEGAEYDETDEVVSGTLVCSECGERYPIEDGIPNLLPPDMREETPA; translated from the coding sequence ATGAAGGAGTCGCTGCTGGAGATTCTGTGCTGCCCACTCGACAAACACGATCTCGAACTCGAGGGCGCCGAGTACGACGAGACCGACGAGGTCGTCTCGGGAACGCTCGTCTGCAGCGAGTGCGGCGAGCGCTATCCGATCGAAGACGGCATTCCGAACCTCCTCCCCCCGGACATGCGCGAAGAGACGCCCGCCTGA
- a CDS encoding sensor histidine kinase: protein MNERAADRVGRLRETTAELNACESIQAVYDLAVAAAERLIEFDASILCTVDDGVFVPRAVNVQQLVPSDPLSVEDGIAGLTVQNDRSYVIDDLETEPDARATSGGYRSTLSIPLAGTGQSEPRGVFQCHATEPDAFSEADREFGQLLVAMLSSTLRRLRSEAALNEERDQFIALFENVPDPAVQYRITDGTHRIDAANSAFIRVFGYDVDRMADDALEDVLFSEPSDSERPELATTDDVSRRTDVEVVRETATGPRPFLLRNVPVATGDGTTRGYLIYTDLTALKQRERELERKNERLDQFAGIVAHDLRNPLNVANGYLELIRTEYPDEPETLAEVADAHERMERLIDDLLVLARNSDDGSPDTLRVPLETIARQAWQGVETTAATLDVSVDGRIEADPDRLRRLFENLFRNSLEHGSVSEGGPIDDHGRESESGSRSPLSIRVLAIADGFAVEDDGPGIPTEHRDDVFDSGYTVSNGSTGLGLAIVRQIADGHGWQVELTEETSGGARFEFTNVEATWTTATPTRRPRGGSQ from the coding sequence ATGAACGAACGGGCAGCCGACCGTGTCGGCCGACTCCGCGAAACGACGGCCGAACTGAACGCCTGCGAATCGATCCAGGCGGTCTACGATCTCGCGGTCGCCGCCGCCGAGCGTCTCATCGAGTTCGACGCCAGCATCCTCTGTACGGTCGACGACGGCGTGTTCGTCCCACGAGCGGTAAACGTCCAGCAACTCGTTCCCAGCGACCCGCTCTCTGTCGAGGACGGCATCGCCGGCCTCACCGTTCAAAACGACCGGAGCTACGTGATCGACGACCTCGAGACGGAACCCGATGCACGGGCCACGAGCGGGGGGTACCGATCGACGCTGTCGATCCCGCTGGCTGGTACCGGCCAGTCCGAACCCCGTGGTGTCTTTCAGTGCCACGCCACGGAGCCGGACGCCTTCTCGGAGGCCGACCGGGAGTTCGGCCAACTGCTCGTCGCGATGCTCTCGAGTACGCTCCGTCGACTCCGGTCGGAGGCGGCGCTGAACGAGGAGCGTGACCAGTTCATCGCCCTCTTCGAGAACGTTCCCGATCCAGCGGTGCAGTACCGGATAACCGACGGCACCCATCGTATCGACGCGGCCAACTCGGCGTTCATCCGCGTGTTCGGCTACGACGTGGATCGGATGGCCGACGACGCACTCGAGGACGTCCTGTTCTCCGAACCCAGCGATAGCGAGCGGCCCGAACTCGCCACGACCGACGACGTGAGTCGGCGAACCGACGTCGAGGTCGTTCGCGAAACGGCGACCGGCCCCCGTCCGTTCTTGCTCCGAAACGTCCCGGTCGCGACCGGCGACGGCACGACCCGCGGCTATCTCATCTACACCGATCTCACCGCACTGAAACAACGAGAGCGCGAACTCGAGCGCAAGAACGAGCGCCTCGATCAGTTCGCCGGAATCGTTGCACACGACCTGCGAAACCCGCTGAACGTCGCGAACGGCTATCTCGAACTCATTCGCACGGAGTACCCCGACGAACCCGAGACGCTGGCCGAAGTCGCAGATGCACACGAGCGGATGGAACGGCTCATCGACGACCTCCTCGTGCTGGCCCGCAATTCGGACGACGGCAGCCCTGACACCCTTCGTGTACCACTCGAGACGATCGCTCGGCAAGCGTGGCAGGGCGTCGAGACGACGGCGGCGACGCTCGACGTCAGCGTCGACGGGCGGATCGAGGCCGATCCCGACCGTCTGCGTCGGCTGTTCGAGAACCTGTTTCGGAACAGTCTCGAACACGGATCGGTGTCCGAGGGCGGACCCATCGACGACCACGGCCGCGAGAGCGAGAGTGGTAGTCGATCGCCTCTTTCGATTCGTGTGCTGGCGATTGCGGACGGGTTCGCCGTCGAAGACGACGGACCGGGGATCCCGACCGAACACCGGGACGACGTGTTCGACTCCGGCTACACCGTTTCGAACGGCTCGACCGGTCTCGGCCTCGCGATCGTCCGCCAAATCGCCGACGGACACGGCTGGCAGGTCGAACTCACGGAGGAGACGAGTGGCGGTGCGCGATTCGAGTTCACGAACGTCGAGGCGACGTGGACGACCGCGACGCCGACACGGCGGCCTCGCGGAGGGTCACAATGA
- a CDS encoding adenylosuccinate synthase, with protein sequence MTVTIVGSQLGDEGKGGVVDLYGDAADVVARYQGGDNAGHTVVHDGEKYKLSLVPSGAVRGKIGVLGNGCVVNPETLFSEIDKLRERGLEPDVRVAERAHVILPYHRVLDGIEEDEKQDLAAGTTKRGIGPTYEDKMGRRGIRIGDLLEPEVLRERLEYVVPQKRALAEDVFGVSVSDANGGSSDESDGAEVGEGFDVDHLYETYREYGERLAAEGMTVDCGTFLQERIDAGENVMLEGAQGTSIDIDHGIYPYVTSSNPTAGGATVGTGLGPTVVGQGEVIGIVKAYLSRVGTGPLPTELGGVEGQTPDYDGNAPADEEVLATYIRDEGGEYGTVTGRPRRVGWLDMPMLRHAARASGFTGLAINHVDVLAGLDEVKVGHAYEYEGEELLTMPPTTEKWGRCEATFRTFDGWPEVDWADVASEGYEAIPENARTYLEYVADELEAPIYAVGVGPGREETVVLENPYE encoded by the coding sequence ATGACCGTCACAATCGTCGGGTCTCAACTCGGCGACGAAGGTAAGGGCGGCGTCGTCGACCTCTACGGCGACGCGGCCGACGTCGTCGCGCGCTACCAGGGCGGCGACAACGCCGGACACACCGTCGTCCACGACGGCGAGAAGTACAAACTGTCGCTCGTCCCCTCCGGCGCGGTTCGGGGGAAGATCGGCGTCCTCGGCAACGGCTGTGTCGTCAACCCCGAGACGCTCTTTTCTGAGATCGACAAACTCCGCGAGCGCGGCCTCGAGCCCGACGTCCGCGTCGCAGAGCGCGCCCACGTCATCCTCCCGTACCACCGCGTGCTCGACGGGATCGAGGAGGACGAGAAGCAGGACCTCGCGGCGGGCACCACGAAGCGCGGCATCGGGCCGACCTACGAGGACAAGATGGGCCGCCGGGGCATCCGCATCGGCGACCTCCTCGAGCCCGAGGTCCTGCGCGAGCGCCTCGAGTACGTCGTCCCCCAGAAGCGGGCCCTCGCGGAGGACGTCTTCGGGGTTTCCGTGAGCGACGCGAACGGAGGCTCGTCGGACGAGTCCGACGGCGCGGAGGTGGGCGAGGGGTTCGACGTCGACCACCTCTACGAGACCTACCGCGAGTACGGCGAGCGCCTCGCCGCGGAGGGGATGACCGTCGACTGCGGCACCTTCCTCCAGGAGCGGATCGACGCGGGCGAGAACGTGATGCTCGAGGGCGCCCAGGGGACCTCGATCGACATCGACCACGGGATCTACCCCTATGTGACCTCCTCGAACCCGACGGCGGGTGGCGCGACCGTCGGCACCGGTCTCGGTCCGACCGTCGTGGGCCAGGGGGAGGTCATCGGGATCGTGAAGGCGTACCTCTCGCGGGTCGGGACGGGTCCGCTCCCGACGGAACTCGGCGGCGTCGAAGGCCAGACGCCCGACTATGACGGGAACGCGCCCGCCGATGAGGAGGTCCTCGCCACCTACATTCGCGACGAGGGCGGCGAGTACGGCACCGTCACCGGCCGCCCGCGCCGGGTCGGCTGGCTCGACATGCCGATGCTGCGCCACGCCGCGCGCGCGAGCGGCTTCACCGGCCTCGCGATCAACCACGTCGACGTCCTCGCGGGTCTGGACGAGGTGAAGGTCGGCCACGCCTACGAGTACGAGGGCGAGGAGCTGCTCACCATGCCGCCAACCACCGAGAAGTGGGGGCGGTGTGAGGCAACCTTCCGGACGTTCGACGGCTGGCCCGAGGTCGACTGGGCCGACGTCGCGAGCGAGGGGTACGAGGCGATCCCCGAGAACGCCCGCACCTACCTCGAGTACGTCGCAGACGAACTCGAGGCGCCGATCTACGCCGTCGGCGTCGGTCCCGGCCGCGAGGAGACGGTCGTCCTCGAGAACCCGTACGAGTAG